One window of Nostoc sp. UHCC 0926 genomic DNA carries:
- a CDS encoding UvrD-helicase domain-containing protein, protein MPNPHPKTEQLPKQKTTWNNLPTKAARVPKIFLEEIEKYARSLDGQTSPFEAIISVLDKLNPEELQQIKLAIESLSNNDVKEETHLILPQVSLPILELSNSQIADYKAKFGFVPSRFQLGIIDWVINQKGNGCCNAVAGSGKSSTLRIVAKTLWQLGLRPNEIKICVFGKDNSIDLIKKFGPIWKTSISTLHSAAFTLVKQELRVKRSEDIDISKYKYERIAQSLDLIPKRGRKTGRLRQEDIIGDDDDFLKLIDLVRLNNEEPTAEIIEAIARHHEIDNVYKPKLVAKWIAYCLKIGEEMAISEKKLDFTDQIWLAVKWRLHQQPWFKSFKFVLIDECQDLNPLQLELVLMLADDTGRILAVGDPCQPTDTKVLVVRKRPRGRHTIVVEEVPIQNLNVGDTVYSYCANDGHFYSSAKVAGITKRPFEGKLVVVELPSCQKSKYTQNHHCIASYAPFRNHYCVYLMQKGNQFRVGMSKITVGENRGSGPVARLKQENANALWILGFYATRDEALIMEQAISGKFGLPQIVFSDTPIQTKGLIEQAWKFIGDNFDRAVTCLNYFGRDIRYPLFKSGRNWQQSLKRPMVVQASNLVDGCLMLPFSNKNKTYGQDWQPAIVSSEYYSGDVYSLDVEKYHTYVADGIVTHNCQAIMGFAGADSDSYTNILRRTNAVELPLSICYRCPRSHVALVKSIFPYIPIEAAPDAIEGIIHQIESKDIEKLVKHGDIIIARKTAPLVSLCIRLISQGIKATVKGRDVGDFLKKELDQIAKLPGYSFKFFNDAVEQYRQIKSQQYLNLDNEDELKQRLADRLEAIATIYQSQPQATSIESLKYYIDELFSDENSPVTLSTIHKYKGGEGERIIIHKAEDMPMTWRNQRDWQLEQEENLLYVALTRSKSELFIVGHPDWYKPPTADSNANSTESKDECVYQ, encoded by the coding sequence ATGCCTAATCCACATCCTAAAACTGAGCAGTTACCTAAACAAAAAACGACGTGGAATAATCTACCAACTAAGGCGGCAAGAGTACCTAAGATATTCTTAGAGGAAATAGAGAAATACGCGCGATCGCTCGACGGACAAACCAGCCCATTCGAGGCGATCATCTCTGTATTGGACAAACTCAACCCGGAAGAGTTACAGCAAATTAAACTAGCTATAGAATCCTTATCTAATAATGATGTTAAGGAAGAGACGCACCTAATACTACCTCAAGTATCTTTACCAATTCTAGAATTATCAAATAGTCAAATTGCAGATTATAAAGCAAAATTTGGTTTTGTTCCCTCTAGATTTCAATTAGGAATTATCGATTGGGTTATTAACCAAAAAGGCAACGGTTGTTGCAACGCTGTGGCTGGCTCTGGAAAGAGTAGCACATTAAGAATAGTTGCTAAAACCTTATGGCAACTAGGGTTAAGACCTAATGAAATCAAGATTTGCGTTTTTGGCAAAGATAACTCTATAGATTTAATCAAAAAGTTTGGTCCTATCTGGAAGACTTCAATCAGTACCCTTCATAGCGCCGCTTTCACATTAGTAAAACAAGAACTTCGTGTAAAACGAAGCGAAGATATCGATATCTCTAAATATAAATACGAACGCATTGCCCAGAGTTTAGATTTAATTCCTAAGCGTGGTCGTAAAACGGGCAGACTTCGGCAAGAAGACATTATCGGCGATGATGACGATTTCCTAAAACTAATTGACTTAGTAAGGCTTAACAATGAGGAACCAACAGCAGAAATAATAGAGGCGATCGCACGTCATCATGAAATTGATAATGTATACAAACCTAAGCTGGTAGCTAAGTGGATTGCTTATTGCCTCAAAATTGGTGAGGAAATGGCAATCTCTGAGAAGAAGCTAGATTTCACAGATCAAATTTGGCTAGCTGTTAAGTGGAGGTTACATCAGCAGCCGTGGTTTAAATCTTTCAAATTCGTATTGATCGATGAGTGTCAGGACTTAAACCCCTTGCAATTAGAACTGGTTTTGATGCTTGCAGATGATACAGGAAGAATTCTTGCAGTGGGTGATCCTTGTCAGCCAACAGATACAAAGGTCTTAGTTGTTCGTAAACGTCCTAGAGGTCGTCACACAATTGTTGTTGAGGAAGTACCTATCCAAAATTTGAATGTTGGTGATACTGTCTATTCCTATTGTGCAAATGACGGACATTTTTACTCATCAGCAAAGGTTGCAGGAATTACAAAAAGACCATTTGAAGGCAAACTTGTTGTTGTTGAATTACCATCATGTCAGAAATCAAAATACACACAAAATCATCACTGTATTGCATCCTACGCTCCTTTTAGAAATCATTACTGTGTTTACCTGATGCAAAAAGGTAATCAGTTTCGAGTGGGCATGAGCAAAATTACAGTTGGAGAAAACCGAGGTTCGGGGCCGGTTGCACGACTAAAACAAGAAAATGCTAATGCTTTATGGATTTTAGGTTTTTATGCGACTAGAGATGAAGCTCTTATTATGGAGCAAGCAATTTCTGGTAAGTTTGGTCTACCTCAAATTGTTTTTTCAGATACTCCTATTCAAACAAAAGGACTTATTGAGCAAGCCTGGAAATTTATTGGAGACAATTTTGATAGGGCTGTTACTTGCCTAAACTATTTTGGTAGGGATATCAGATATCCACTGTTTAAGTCTGGTAGAAACTGGCAACAAAGTTTAAAACGACCAATGGTAGTACAGGCTTCTAATCTTGTTGACGGTTGCTTGATGTTGCCTTTTAGTAATAAAAATAAAACTTATGGTCAAGATTGGCAGCCAGCTATTGTCTCAAGTGAGTATTATTCAGGTGATGTTTATTCACTTGATGTTGAGAAGTATCACACCTATGTAGCAGATGGGATTGTAACCCACAACTGTCAAGCCATAATGGGTTTTGCCGGAGCAGATTCTGATAGTTATACAAACATTCTTCGTCGTACCAATGCTGTAGAATTGCCTTTATCAATTTGCTATCGTTGCCCGCGATCGCATGTTGCTTTGGTTAAAAGCATATTTCCTTACATCCCGATTGAAGCAGCGCCAGATGCCATCGAAGGAATTATTCATCAGATAGAAAGCAAGGATATTGAAAAGTTAGTTAAACACGGCGATATCATCATCGCCCGTAAAACTGCACCACTTGTTAGTTTATGTATTAGGCTGATTAGCCAGGGTATCAAAGCAACAGTCAAAGGTCGGGATGTTGGTGATTTTCTTAAAAAAGAACTCGACCAAATAGCGAAGTTGCCAGGATATAGTTTTAAGTTTTTTAATGATGCTGTTGAGCAATATAGACAAATTAAATCGCAGCAGTATCTAAATCTAGATAATGAAGACGAACTTAAACAAAGGTTAGCAGATAGGCTAGAGGCGATCGCAACTATTTATCAATCTCAACCACAGGCTACTAGCATCGAAAGCCTGAAGTATTATATTGACGAATTGTTCAGCGATGAAAACTCTCCTGTTACCCTATCC